GTGTGTATCCGATTTTTCAGCAGATCTTCTTCACCTAATAGgttaaatttttgcctctgtTTGCGGAAAGAATGAAGtatgcgctaatttttatcgttAGTTTTCTCATAAAAGAAACGAACGATCTTTTTCCCTCTAAACATGGAAGGAATTTTAAACTTTCATTGCAGatatggtaaaaaataatacagacCACAGATGAAGGTAGGGCGCCCGAATCCGCGTATTTGCCCCACAATGACATACGTGGGTTGAATGCCCTTCTTTCtcccttggtgtgtaatatactatttgttaaaaatatagataacATCTATAGTAAGTGttacacgtttttttttaaacacaaaCAAGCATTCGAATTATCATACAAGAGTACTATTAAGAATGTACTCTAGTacgtaaaaattgaaaaaaaaaaaccgcacaaaatattttctatctaCCAAATTAAATGAAACCTCACTTCTACGTTTTAAATATAGTTTCCTTTCTAAAACGCAAGTTATCAAAATCATTtggaaaagaatttttaaattgaaactaTAATGAGAATTCCTCTAATATTTCAGTACCATAATGAGCTGCAAATTACTTTttacagataaaaaattttgtcaaagCCTTAGTTTTGACAAGACAAAAGTTTTAGATGGTTATGAAGTAAAAGCTGTTGGGGAAGCTATTTCATGGACAAATATAAGTCGTAATGAGACATACAATACTTCAAGTTTCGATAATACGTTGCTCAATATAGAAAAGatgttttataaaactttattttcaaaattaaatgtcACACCAATTATTAGTTATGATGACGAAGGTTTTTATGAAAACGGTTCCGCATCCGGTTTTGTAAAATCATTGATAAATGGCACCCACGATGTAGGTTTAGGTTTGCGATTAACTTCTGATGAAGCATATAAAGTcattgatattattaatttatattatcaaaatGGTTTTATGATTATAACACAACAGAGACCATTTACAATACCAACAGAAGAAGTTGCTGATTTCAAAGATCTTCATTTTGCtattattttatcgataatCGTTTTTTCACTTACTTTTATAATGATTGCACTAAATAATGGCTTTCAATATTTCGAAGCTGCATTGAATGTTTTCCGAATGATATTAGGCGCCGCAATTCGAACGCCCCTCCGCAGTCTCTCGATGCGTATTTGTTTTCTAACAGCAACTTTGTTAGTTTTCATGATTAATCCTGCAATCCAAGGTCGGTTATCGTCGCTTTTGGCTACTCCAGAGCGCCGTAACccggaaaattttgaagaccTATATGAACATAAGTACCATCTTTACCATCACCCTGTTGTCGAACAGGACATCCTTAGTGAGCAATTGTGGTCAAATTCGTCAGATAGATATCATTTACATCCAATATTATCCGCCCTTTTCGGTTGCTCTGAATATGTATTGAACGATACATCTGCTGCTTGTCTTGCATACAGTGAATTTCAAGTTTCGTCTGCTTTAAAATACAACTTACATATTTCACAAAAGCttcaacttaaaaattatttttcgttcTGGGCTCGGAAAAACTGGGCTCTAAAAGCTCGAGTTGATCAGATAGCATCACGAATGAATGAAGCGGGATTATTCGATCATTGGGATAGAGCTACATTACAGTggccattaaaaaaattaaaagcttCTGAATCTGTTGACACATCAATGCAATATACCCAAATTGAACTTGAGAACatgctatttatttatatatttatgtcacTGAGTCTTGTCTTTATTCTTATAACATTCGGTTTTGAATTACTGTTCAATAAATTGGCACCtcggaaattaaaattacggcAGAAAGTCGTGATTTTTAACCGTCGGGTGCATGTTCTCAATGAATGGGTATAATTACTTGTTCTTGGCTGCAAATCGTCAATCAGATATTCGGAACGAAGGTTTTCTGTTCTTTTCATGACGTTTTTCATACATGGGTCATTCTATGTCATATCGACCAATAGTTGGAAtcgacccctttcgatttaGATGAATTTTGGTCAGAAGTTTTCTTTCCCCCTATAAGGAAGTTTTAcctacggaaaaaaatttatatcaaaagttattcaaaacTCAAAATCTTATCATTTTACGAATTTTCcaagtttattttttgaatatctcgaaaactatagtttttagATAGCTATTAGAGTCACAAGAATCGGCCTTGTTACATTTCAATGGGGATACTTAaggctacaaaaaaaaatatatttaaaaaaaaaaattttgaaagatcGAAGAATTGCCCAATTACGAAATGttcaaaattgaataattcaaaaacctACTTTTGTTTtggctcaaatttttttgtagattacCTTCATCTGTTCTTAAAAGAccctgaaattttcagagaggggttttttctttttcgaaggtatgaatttttgaaattataaattttattatttttttttcgcaacctcttaatgaaataattagtctaatatttattttgtggaTCCACTCCAACTCGAGTTCTTcgaaatgatataaaaataagaaaatccaACGTTATTGAAAGAAAACCCTGTTCtgctattttttataaataaaaaatgatttctatACCACGACCGCGTGAATAAACTGCtctaaattgaaaattattcatcGGATCAGATCGTCAAAACTATCATTTTGAAGGGGAAGAATAATAGAAACTGTGCACCAAATTTCGAatccaaatattaaaaactttttaagtaatacatttttaaagttaaagtggcaaattttattatatctaaaacgaatattaatgtttttataCAACTATGCACATATTTTTGTTGGGCACAAAAAGATGCTTCTTTTGAGCTTTGATCTGATCCGATGAATAATGTTTAATTTAGAGCAGTTTATTGACGCAGTCGCGGTATATGTACTTCTAGAGAaatctaatttcaaaaattcatatcttcgaaaaaaaaacacttctctgaaaatttcagggTCTTTTAAGAGCAGATGAAGGtagtctacaaaaaaatttgagtataaaaaaaaaaatagttttctaaattattcaattttgaacatttcaaaattgggcaatttttcgatttatcgcacaattttttttcaaatatatttttcacttcccgctaagaaaatttaaaatttaaaaaaattcgggaactCAGTGGTTTTAGTCCGATTCGGTTCCTGACCATTTTCAAGATGATGgctgagtgtgtgtgtgtgtgtgtgtgtaccctgtttaaaaatattgattgaaaataattaaaagtgatgaaattcgaattcttttcaataatttcaattgatttcaattttttgtttgtatatatagtTTGCATGGAGTGACCGCTtctcaattattttcaatcaattttttaatcagggtaaacttgcaataaatttttaactactgAACCGATCAGAACGGTTCCGGCAGCAATCGAAAAAGCTTGTTGGTCATcaacttttctaaaaattttagatcaatcGATTCAATAGACTAAGATATAGAAAAaatacgagaaaaaaaataatttttttggaaattttcaaaaaacggATGGAtcgattaatttcaaaatctaatcagctctagaaaaCAAAATACGTCGAtggccaccttaaccatcaaaatcgattaattcgttcgaaagatatcgcgggagaaagaaatgcttaaaaaacggttttttatcattcatgcgATATGAAAGTGCTATCTTGGCGCACGCTCTTTTGTTCGCCAAATAGCTGTTCGCCCATTCAACTGTTTCCAAGATATTTGTGTGCGTTATACGATTATCtgcgtgcgacaagtaaatttgagtgcgacaaaTTTACTTGGCTGTTTAggtcgtacggtaatacaccatttaaatatagtggaaacctaaacatggaTTACAAGAGATACGTGGCGGTACTATTCTTTTCAAATAATACATAGCtttcatatatttcaaatatcattaaaaaaataataaaatttatgttatcaGTTATCATATATGGATTCGAAGCAAAACAGAGTATCCCAGATAAAATGGGACTcattaaaaatgtaacaaataaatttttttttgtacaatttattcattgtgcatataatatgtattttaatatggtgttttttaaaacgatttaTAACTCCACTCTTCATCTTTTTCATAATCAATAGattattgtattattattgaaaatagagttgttttgaacatttaaaaattatattgatttcgaataaataaacttatttgctcataaaaaaatatactacaTAATTTGTTTCTTCCTTATTTTCCCCTCTACaagtcattcaaaaatttataatttgcaattaaatatttttagtctattttaataatttttatttttttactctgatAATCATGATTTTATTTGACTAAGTTAAGTAAAAACTATACTCTAAAAACTAGTTGGTACAAATCgtatgaaaagtaaaaaattcttggatTTCAGACttctaaacaataattttagtttgaaAGATCTAAGCATATTTTAATGATAGATTGACAAGAAGTTATGGTAAGAATTTCAGATTTGGATGCAGTATTATTGTCATATTACTACACgaaaaaaagagcagttgaaaaatttctcataACTGAGTATTTATTACGGTTTCGTATTGCAGTAAAGCGCTGCGACTctgaaactttaaaaattacatttttatcccAGGCATAGcaaatattacagtttcaaactcAATTCAAAATGctttaaagatttatttaactaaaattacactttaaactataaaatttgctgcttaaaattttattaattttattacaataacaaatttctaaaattacagtttaagctttactgtttaaagatttttgcccCGAAGGCCTTTTTCACTctagaaactgtaatttttctacAGCTCTTTCCGTGTATAGGTGCGATGACACAACAATAATGCCAGTTGATATAGAACGATGTAGGCTGTTGCAAgcggcacaaaaaaaattgttgactttttgttaaaaatttagggCGACAATTTGTAATCATGTAACCAATTGTTGACTTAAGGAGTCTGTATGtttacattataaatttatttagaacgaTTATGATGAAAAAACCGTAAGCAATTTTAAGAATTACAGTAAGGTAATACGACGAAGAGTATACGACTgatttttatcgttttaaaaatattcaaatagattataaaccaaaataatttattacatcgTATAAAATACACATTTACcgattcaaaaataatcaaattagttcatttttcttaaatttaatataaaaaaattttttttttccatgacACCCAAAAGACCCAATACCGGAACGCTGAAATAGCCTTGTCCCAATACGGGAATTCAGTTGTTCTAATACCggaacagtaaataaaattagttattttttgcatttatttttattcatagtgaaaatattaacaattattaaataatattaatgtaaaaCGAGTGTGAatatagcagacatcagacaactttaaaattataaataaataagataaataatttaaaaaataatatttataaaaaaaggactattaatttcaaaattttttgaatgcgcattttctaaaattttattttattaattatttactggatttattaataattttaaatttgtctgatgtctgctatatTACACTCATAatgtaaaatgtatttaaaatttttaaatgattaaatattcaatgaaaataaacacTTTAAACTGAAGaatagaaacaaaataaatcgtttgaaattatactataaaaataattttaaaaaaaaactaaacacaaaaatttatctttttacgatttaaattagagtttatctatatttaatgcattttttataacaatcaTACATACTGCATTAAAAATTAGGGCtccagtaataattaatattgcacTTGATTTAGCCAATCAATAAAACTCACCGTTAATGTCTATCGATAACATTAATAAGATTAATATGACTGACTGTTTCGGCACTGGACACGGGTTCATTTTGGTGTACCAATAGACGAacagtaaaattaatataatacaatttttttcatattgttTATATgatttcttgaattttatgtCATTCAAGAtgcatatacaaaaaaaaaattattgaaaagtaaTTCTATACATTTTCTATAAGCTTAAGACCATTGACTGATTTCTTAGCAAAACCATTAAGAGACATGAAAAAGTCATGAATCCGAGACTATTGCTatagttaacatttttttttttttcatatttcaaatatattctaaaatctattttatatcCTATTTTCTAGCTAAAAGATTaaggttttaaataaagaaagttttatttaattttatcgcgtacgagttaaaatataatgtgaTGATTATAAAATCGTTCCGGTATTAGGTCTGGTTCCGGTATTGGGACATTTACCTTATGGTGAAAAAGGTTTATGTCAAATACTCTTAAAAAGTTAGGAGTGGATGGGACAGTTGTTTTTTGTGCCGCTCGGGTCTTATACCTAGAACGCCATCTCTAAACAATTAGGAACTGACAAACTGGGTCACGCAGTCTGGTGGTAAAAAATCAAACTAATGATAGCTTACACAGTTAAGTAAATACATAGTAAATGTATGCTGCTAACATCatccataaattttatacaacaaattattaagaaataaaaattaaaatagaagtTAGAATATTTAGAgaacgtaaaaaataaaaaaattgagtatttTGTACAGTAAGAGATTGTCGGAGtaaagcaaataaaaaatttaaacgcagttttctataaatttcCGGAGGCTGGTGATCGTTCGAGTgtc
This sequence is a window from Microplitis mediator isolate UGA2020A chromosome 3, iyMicMedi2.1, whole genome shotgun sequence. Protein-coding genes within it:
- the LOC130664835 gene encoding uncharacterized protein LOC130664835, which gives rise to MWMRQMIWWLLLVFSYDKIMAFDKLLYKPPPTHYTYMGQLLKLCYAERSNPVVITKNLIDIIDEVSVDNIEFPVMAIDTNFKSKDIQIFNPSYPLYILSTDSIDQLQTLLNELKSTPTWSIISIFFIVGSIESNCRNASEVLQLLWTMELLSSFYVCIEPNNDKMIYTYNPYTNRAPEPWENVDLIDKPNDRWTLYKQLYSQNDKKFCQSLSFDKTKVLDGYEVKAVGEAISWTNISRNETYNTSSFDNTLLNIEKMFYKTLFSKLNVTPIISYDDEGFYENGSASGFVKSLINGTHDVGLGLRLTSDEAYKVIDIINLYYQNGFMIITQQRPFTIPTEEVADFKDLHFAIILSIIVFSLTFIMIALNNGFQYFEAALNVFRMILGAAIRTPLRSLSMRICFLTATLLVFMINPAIQGRLSSLLATPERRNPENFEDLYEHKYHLYHHPVVEQDILSEQLWSNSSDRYHLHPILSALFGCSEYVLNDTSAACLAYSEFQVSSALKYNLHISQKLQLKNYFSFWARKNWALKARVDQIASRMNEAGLFDHWDRATLQWPLKKLKASESVDTSMQYTQIELENMLFIYIFMSLSLVFILITFGFELLFNKLAPRKLKLRQKVVIFNRRVHVLNEWV